From Cannabis sativa cultivar Pink pepper isolate KNU-18-1 chromosome 8, ASM2916894v1, whole genome shotgun sequence, a single genomic window includes:
- the LOC133029932 gene encoding uncharacterized protein LOC133029932, producing MNNNHQMFFIPWNIGMHWTLVVVAPRKIIHLNPVKGRPIPEEIEQMIGRAFMYIGDAHQYLGPWQGISQANCPRQPKSQECGFYVLKYITDIVARANPNRYIQDQKAFGGKKQYDPKTELLPLQRKWIEQLMAVIHGDD from the exons atgaacaacaaccaccaaatgttctttattccttggaatatcgg gatgcattggacgctagtggtggttgcgccaaggaaaattatccatttaaaccctgtaaaaggccgcccaattcccgaagaaatagaacaaatgatcggaag ggcattcatgtatataggggacgcacatcagtatcttggcccgtggcaaggaatttcacaagcaaactgtccaagacaacctaaaagccaagaatgcggtttttatgttttgaaatatatcactgacatcgtcgcacgtgccaaccccaaccgttacatacaagatcaaaaagct tttgggggtaagaagcaatacgatccaaaaacagaattgttaccactacagcgaaagtggatcgaacaattgatggcggtgattcacggtgacgattga